The Entelurus aequoreus isolate RoL-2023_Sb linkage group LG08, RoL_Eaeq_v1.1, whole genome shotgun sequence genome segment tttagtttgtaaaaataaaaagacGATGACAGGAAGTGTTGACTTTGTGTCCATGGGAAGATCTCTGTCCTCCTTTCTAAACGGTTCCTCACGTCATCCATCTGATTCTGTTGAAGTttgtcccccccaaaaaagaaaaacaaaaaaacaaagagaATACGCACCCCTGCATCGAAGCTCCGTGTAGACAAACAGGAAGCAGGTGGAAGGAGTGGGCGGGGTTAGAGAGCATGAAGATGTGATGCAGGAAGTGAGTTTCCTGGTTTGTTGTCTAGCTGGGGGACACACGGACACAAACAACACGAAGACGGCGGTGTAGCAACTAATCGTCCTCATCATCTTCCTCGCCCTCGTCGTCCACGTCTCGCTTCCTCTTCTGTCCCTGAACGTCCGCCTGCTCCTCTGCACATAGACAACATAATTGGTTGGACAGTGTTGACATGCATTCGCCTCTGAAAAGAACTGTGCTGCTTCACTcaccatcatcatcctcctcGCCGAAATCATCATCCTCGTCTTCTTCCTCCTAAGTGGAAGGAAGCACACCCTTTTAACATGCACACATGTGTACGTCCACTTTTAAAAAGATACAAAATAGGCACGCACACACTTATAAGACATACGCACACAACATGCACAAGCACGCAGACATTAAACATGCACAAAAACTTTGAACACCAAAGTACACAAACACACAGGGCTCTATGTGATAGGACAACACAAACAACCGTCAGCTCTACCAGGCCGACTCAGTTTACAGCACAGGAGTTGTCTGGGGGTCAGAGGTTGAAGGTCAGAGGCGGCCAGGGCTGCTCAACCTCGCCAAGGACAACCGAGCGAGCGAGCGGCAGAGAAGTGGACCCGATTGGTTGTCATAAGAGAGTGGATTACACCTGATTGACTCCTTCTCAGGAAATGTGTTTAATCGTCGTCTTCTCTGCCGACCGAGCGCAGGTGCACATCGGGAGGGGGCGGAGCTAACCCGTATGAGCCAAACCAGCGTTGCCCACCTGATCTCCCCGCTTCACATGAAAGCTCTTCCCCACCTCTCCCCCCTCTGAGCCATCCTCATCCTCGTCTTCGTCGTCGTCCTCATCATAGTCACCCGGCGGCCCCGCCCCATCCTCACCATCCTCGTCTAAACAAAAAAAGAGATTAGAGTGGAGTAGAGGGGAGGAGGAGCCGCAGCCGGCAATCCTCATCACCTTCGTCGTCATCTGCCTCCGAGTCTGGCGCCTCGTTGTCGTCCTGGTCGAAGCCGTCCAGGTAGGTGATCTGAGGCAGGAGCTCGAACACGCTGTCACGGTAGTCGTCCAACGACGTTATCTCGCAGTTCAGCAGGTCCAGACTTTGCAGGCTCTTCAAGTTTTGCTGCAATGTCCACAAAACTATAAATACGCCTTCGCAAGCATTTGCACGTGTATCGAATTAAATTTGTGCCTTAATTTTGGGTAGCAAAGGCACATTGAGAACATAATATATTTTGCAAGCACAgaattcattttcaaaacataatgcaacaaaaaaaaagtataaactataaatacattttgtgttCAATAAATGTGTTTGCTATTATCTATATTAACATGCAATAATTACTGCCCTCTTGCAGTGTtatttttgttgactaaaaattgtTGTCTTAGTCATTGTCAATGAcctattttcccctgactaaaTTAGAACGATAACAAGTTAAAACATTCAGAGGCAATGACGaaattaattgacaatttagtcGACGAATAAAATTGagaagaaaaaattgacaaacgaAATCCAATGTAATTTTGTGTGGGACAAGTTAGGAATCTATCCAATCACAGTAACATGCAGGAGAGGGGCGGGTTTATATCACGACATGGCTTCAATCAAAACTACTAAGACACAGTGTTTGGATTTTTCACCGGGAAGCAAGACTATATTGTAGGGATGTAAAgataaatagtaataatgatgACAGCGACAAAACTCCCAACGGTTAGTATTACGCTTTGAAATTAAAATGATGTAAAAACCGACAATGATAACTGAACTTTTATAAACTCACGGGCTACGGCGGACTTACTGGTGCcagcttgctagcttaaatgctaacatgaacttagacttaaacttcctttttattgtcattcaaatttgaactttacagtaaagTAAGAAAACAAGAGACATACGTAATTCCCTGttaaaaacaacataccccaTTCTAAACTTTTATAAACACATTACAGTCTGAGCAACTAACTTATTCAGTTGTGCACAtttaacctacaagctgtgctctcttagcaaGAAATTATGATGATCGATCTTTCCTCAGAGGAAAAGACACGgaggtgtttttatggtgtgtTCAAGTACCGCTGAAAAGAGTAATACAGACAACGCCGATCCATAATTACAATAGATTTTAGATGTTACGcactttaaaaaattttttaaatcttaGAAAATGCTACTGTACAAACAAATACAGTACAACAAAAAGAGATTAGCTGttaaaacagataaaacactAAGACTAAAACTTCAGTGAAACAAATAGAAAAAACACTATTTAGCATTTTTTTGTAACAGTGTGTCTATGTATTGTAGTTATGCTTTGAGCacataccacaataataatgataattgcaataatttttgtcacaataactgtgatatgaaattctcatattgttacatccctattctGTATTGTTATACACATCCTTACAATATTTCTTCTACCTCTGAAAGATAGAGAAAACATACAAACACATTTTACCTTTGCAAGGTAGAcaaaacacaaacaatgtggCTTCATTTTCTCTGGTAAAAATACAATTAACTTAAAGCGTCTTCTGTAGGCTAATCATCAGGACATCTAGGCAACAGTAAGTAGGCCTTAACTAATATTTCCAAATGGctcatactgtactgaattaccGTTACTAGATAAGAAGCAAGACTGATTACTCTACAACTACTTTTGTTGTACGCATATGTGAGCTTGCCCGCCAAATTACAATAAAACTAGTTTGAAAACAATGCTAAATATCagctaaaacaataacacactaagGTTTCGTGTAAAATGTACTTATGGAAGTATTCTTGGAGGGCAGgtcttgttgtttttttaaatgctctgaaataataattaataaaagtgCTTTCGAGACCACTTCAAAGATATGTTGTccgtccatccacccatccatccattttttaccgcttgtcccttttggttgtcgcggggggtgctggagcctatctcagctgcattcgggtggaaggcagtgtacaactcgccacctcatcgcagggccaacacagatacccGCTATACTTTATATTAGAGTCGTCCAAATGTACTGTCATTTTAGTAGACTAAAACTAAAATTAATTTGGATgattaaaactaaaatacatttttgtcataagactaaaactaaattaccgGTAATAACAGCGGTCAAAATTAACATTGCTTTCTTGCATCCTCTTTCTCAACCTCTGGCAAACAGCATTAAATATGTGCTAAAAAGGCAACCAATCAGAACTGGAGAACTGTACGGTCTGATTGGCTGTTTGGTCTCCAATTAGATCGCTTCTTTCATTCTCCCAGGGGCATTGGTTTGCAGCTAATTACTTACATTAACTTTTATGGGTAACGTTTTATAATAATGAAGTTATTTTTGCACTTTTGTCTGCAATGATTAATTATTTCGataaaataaactttgatttatattatgttgctttGCTTAATCGTTTAATGAGGATTGCAACAATTCATCTTTTAATTTGATTAATCTAATAGAAAAAGCTtccatttatattctgttgctctGTTTAATCGTTCGAGTGtaacaaataaacattttttagtaTAGAAAACCTTAATACTGACAGTTTCCGCACAGCTTTTGCAACAGAGTGCACGAGAGGGGtgtggtgtgtgggtgctgtgATCAGTTTGGCAGCAAAAAGTGAAAAAggctttatttttattaatgcacacatgttgaaagtgcaatttcaatgttgattatGTGCATTTGtaagaataaaaataatgaaggttATGACAAACAGACAAAAATAATTGTTATTTTCCTAAAATACGCAGTGTATTTTACCCTAACAAACAAATCaatgattattaaaataatcaatagctgcagccataagtgtaactaataaaaatttaTCAAATACAGGTCGCATTAAGTGCCCAGAACTGTAAATACGCCGACAAGGTTTTCGCACTGCCATTGCAATAGAGCGCAAATGATGTGATTACTAACAGCAGATATATCTTTTTAATGTTATTCTTATTATAATGTTACATCtgtaatttcaatgttgatggtttgcatttattaaattaaaagaATTAAGGTTATTGTTAGTTGtggtttatttaaactattttccctaaaatacacattcaggctaaagtgtgttttatctgattacttggtaaatcgaacaaactaatcgataaatTAATCAATAGCGGCATCTTTAGTAACAAGCAATCTAATTGGAGACCAAACAGCCAATCAGAGCGCAGATTTATCCAGTTCTCTGATTGGTTGCCTTATTGGCACACATGTAATGCTGTGTGCCAACCCTAGCGAGCACAGAGCAGAAACCAGAGCAAGTGTAGGGGAAGAAAACCTCACGGTGCAGAGGCAGAGGAGGAGAGAGGCACGTACAGAAAGAAGTAATTTATGCACGGTAATATGGATATTAGCAAACATGCAAATACATTTTagtgaaaataaatgtatatcaCTCAAACTATTATATTTGTTTTGCTTGAAatataacatgtaaaatatatgTGTGCTCAAAAGGAAGGAACAAATATAAACTGTGCACTGACCAGCGCCTCCACGTTGCTCAGCTCCTTGATCTTGTTGTTGCTCAGGTTGAGGTAGACCAGGTTGGGACATTTCTCCGACAGAGTCTCGAAAGAACCCGACAGGTTGTTGTCGCTCAGCTCCAGCTGGAGAACATCGTCAAGACATTTGAACTCCACGGCAACATGAACAACATAAGACAACGAGAGAAGACGACACCTTGCGCAACTTGGGCAGCGTGGGCATCTTGGCCAGCGAGGAGAGGCCGACGTTGACCATGCTGAGAGCCTCCAGCTCTGTGAACTTGTCTGTGAGACCTTCCACTTCTCCACTCACTGATTGACAGCTGTCCACCACCATCTCAGCCACCTGACAAACAACAACTTCATGTGTGACGTCACTTTTAGTTAACATATAAAAACAAGTTTGGCTAAAAGAGGGATATTGTcgaaatttgattgattgaaacttttattagtagattgcacagtgaagtacatattccgtacaattgaacactaaatggtaacacccgaataagtttttcaacttgagtcggggtccacttaaattgattcatgatatagatatatactatcaaatatatactaacatcataatacagtccagtgtttcccataaactgccaagatacctgtggcggtgggggcgtggctatgggtgtggtcacatgacatcatcgagtaatttgcataatttactacaatgatatgattttctctaaaaaggctgaaaaatgtatacttactaattaataataacagttttgttttaaaagtccatccatccatccattttacaatataattacaacactttatgtacatatttatatacagatttgaacaataagttattcactgaaatatatttattaattgtggttcttacaaaaaatatatcttataaaatataaaagctaaaatgtctcttaaagctctgcccctttaattagtgcatactaaataatttaactttagcctactactacaaccatgttatttaccagcaacataaagtgaaacagaggcagaggtgtcctgtcacagtcagtaacaaataaacagaaaacagtagtggtcaaatacaaataaggcaacaagagaagtatcctacacttctcttttgtaaagtaaatctgaacagcctatatgggcatctacatcaactatatgatttgccggagaagctggacaggaccaaaaaaataaaaaaatattattattattttttttaaattttatttgtggcggacgtaattctttcgtggcgggccgccacaaataaatgaatgtgtgggaaacactgcagtcatCACActagataatcatcagagtatatacattgaattatttacattatttacaatccggggtgtcggatatggagggggggcggggagggggggttaggtttggttggtatcaacacttcagtcatcaacaattgcatcatcagagaaatggacattggaacagtgtaggactgacttggtaggacatgtacagcaagtagtggacatagagagagagatcagaaagtatatgaaaaagtgtctacatttgattatttacaatccgaagaagtAGTATGAGGAAGGGAggatgttagtttagggttgtagttgcctggaggtgttgttttagtgcggttttgaaggaggatatagatgccctttcttttacacctgttgggagcgtattccatattgatgtggcatagaaagagaatgagttaagacctttgttagttcggaatctgggtttaacgtggctagtgtagct includes the following:
- the anp32e gene encoding acidic leucine-rich nuclear phosphoprotein 32 family member E isoform X2, with amino-acid sequence MDMKKRIILELRNRNPAEVAEMVVDSCQSVSGEVEGLTDKFTELEALSMVNVGLSSLAKMPTLPKLRKLELSDNNLSGSFETLSEKCPNLVYLNLSNNKIKELSNVEALQNLKSLQSLDLLNCEITSLDDYRDSVFELLPQITYLDGFDQDDNEAPDSEADDDEDEDGEDGAGPPGDYDEDDDEDEDEDGSEGGEEEEDEDDDFGEEDDDEEQADVQGQKRKRDVDDEGEEDDEDD
- the anp32e gene encoding acidic leucine-rich nuclear phosphoprotein 32 family member E isoform X1, whose translation is MDMKKRIILELRNRNPAEVAEMVVDSCQSVSGEVEGLTDKFTELEALSMVNVGLSSLAKMPTLPKLRKLELSDNNLSGSFETLSEKCPNLVYLNLSNNKIKELSNVEALQNLKSLQSLDLLNCEITSLDDYRDSVFELLPQITYLDGFDQDDNEAPDSEADDDEDEDGEDGAGPPGDYDEDDDEDEDEDGSEGGEVGKSFHVKRGDQEEEDEDDDFGEEDDDEEQADVQGQKRKRDVDDEGEEDDEDD